A genomic window from Engraulis encrasicolus isolate BLACKSEA-1 chromosome 14, IST_EnEncr_1.0, whole genome shotgun sequence includes:
- the LOC134463445 gene encoding macrophage mannose receptor 1-like, whose translation MLRHCKKHTGSPLLDDFGLSSSVPGQFHVVKEGKTWTEAQQYCRDKFTDLAVINNKADIEKIKSMIQNEGVTNVWIGLKNGIRPKWQWSRADEGLYGENEAEFRNWDTDAGQPSGILGEDCGAIRRGGEWHGLNCTKRRRFICDDETNSIHPYVLVKQKKYWTDAQRYCREKHTDLASGRNQAENDKIYTDILSGLAADAFPWIGLFRDAWEWSDGSSSSFRHWAPGEPNFGDGEHHYCARIKSSGLRNDAACHYKAHFICYGQARVKRTQIVRVKMGVTSDVDVEDPDVQKAFLQQSHTKRGEGRPSLDFKQPQQQRGVCSSQMSAAAAAQEDA comes from the exons ATGCTCAGACATTGCAAAAAGCATACAGGCTCtccccttttagatgactttggtctctcctcctctgtgccagGTCAGTTCCATGTGGTGAAGGAGGGGAAGACGTGGACAGAagctcagcagtactgcagagaTAAGTTCACTGACCTGGCCGTCATAAACAACAAGGCCGATATAGAGAAGATCAAGAGTATGATCCAGAATGAAGGTGTTACAAATGTTTGGATTGGGCTGAAGAATGGAATTCGTCCTAAGTGGCAGTGGTCTCGGGCTGATGAGGGATTGTATGGAGAGAATGAAGCTGAGTTCCGGAACTGGGATACAGATGCAGGACAGCCATCAGGCATTCTAGGTGAAGACTGTGGAGCCATTCGCAGAGGGGGGGAGTGGCACGGTCTCAATTGCACCAAGAGGCGTCGCTTCATCTGCGATGATG AGACAAACTCCATACATCCCTATGTGCTGGTTAAGCAAAAGAAGTACTGGACAGATGCTCAGAGATAttgcagagagaaacacacagacctgGCCAGCGGGAGGAACCAGGCAGAGAACGACAAGATCTACACCGACATACTCAGCGGACTAGCAGCAGATGCCTTTCCATGGATCGGCCTGTTCAGAGATGCTTgggagtggtcagatggcagcagctcaTCCTTTCGTCACTGGGCCCCTGGAGAACCCAACTTTGGTGACGGGGAACATCACTACTGTGCACGGATAAAGTCCAGTGGACTGAGGAACGATGCAGCTTGTCACTATAAAGCTCACTTCATCTGCTATGGTCAAG CTCGTGTGAAAAGGACTCAGATAGTGAGAGTGAAAATGGGGGTGACATCTGATGTGGACGTGGAAGACCCTGACGTGCAGAAAGCCTTCCTACAGCAG TCGCACACCAAGCGAG